A region of Thermoplasmata archaeon DNA encodes the following proteins:
- the tuf gene encoding translation elongation factor EF-1 subunit alpha has translation MANKPHLNIVFIGHVDHGKSTTVGRLLLDTGVIRQEEIDKFRAEAEAKGKATFEFAWVMDDLKEERERGVTIDIAHRRFDSQKYYFTIIDAPGHRDFVKNMITGTSQADAAVLVVSAAEGIQEQTREHIFLSRTLGVSQLICAINKMDRQEVAYSEAKYNAVKEELTKLLKNVGFKVDTQVVFLPISAFKDDNIIKASPNMAWFKGPFLLQALDSLVVPAKPTDKPLRLPVQDVYTITGIGTVPVGRVETGRLKVGEKITFMPSGKTGEVKTIEMHHEAVQIAEPGDNVGFNVRGIDKNDIRRGDVAGPASAPPTVVESFTANIQVLNHPSVITAGYAPVFHAHTAQVACEFTELLKRLDPKTGQTAEENPATLKTGDAALVRITPKRPLVLEKYKEFPQLGRFAVRDMGQTVAAGVVVDVKKREG, from the coding sequence ATGGCGAACAAGCCCCACCTCAACATCGTCTTTATCGGACACGTGGACCACGGTAAGTCGACCACCGTCGGTCGACTTCTGCTCGACACCGGTGTCATCCGGCAGGAAGAGATCGACAAGTTCCGGGCCGAGGCCGAGGCGAAGGGCAAGGCGACGTTCGAGTTCGCCTGGGTCATGGACGACCTCAAGGAGGAGCGCGAGCGTGGGGTCACGATCGATATCGCCCACCGCCGCTTTGACAGTCAGAAGTACTACTTCACCATCATTGACGCGCCCGGTCACCGGGACTTCGTCAAGAACATGATCACGGGGACCAGCCAGGCCGACGCCGCGGTCCTGGTCGTCTCCGCCGCCGAAGGGATCCAGGAGCAAACGCGGGAGCACATCTTCCTGTCCCGGACGCTCGGCGTCTCGCAGCTCATCTGCGCGATCAACAAGATGGACCGGCAAGAGGTCGCCTACTCCGAGGCCAAGTACAACGCCGTGAAGGAGGAGCTGACGAAGCTCCTGAAGAACGTCGGGTTCAAGGTGGACACGCAGGTCGTCTTCCTCCCGATCTCCGCCTTCAAGGACGACAACATCATCAAGGCGAGCCCGAACATGGCCTGGTTCAAGGGCCCGTTCCTACTCCAGGCGCTCGACAGCCTCGTCGTGCCGGCGAAGCCCACCGACAAGCCGCTGCGCCTTCCCGTCCAGGACGTCTACACCATCACGGGGATCGGCACCGTGCCCGTCGGCCGGGTCGAGACCGGGCGCCTCAAGGTCGGCGAGAAGATCACCTTCATGCCGAGCGGCAAGACCGGCGAAGTGAAGACGATCGAGATGCACCACGAAGCGGTCCAGATCGCTGAACCCGGGGACAACGTCGGGTTCAACGTGCGCGGGATCGATAAGAACGACATCCGCCGCGGTGACGTCGCCGGGCCGGCCTCCGCGCCTCCGACAGTCGTGGAGAGCTTCACCGCGAACATCCAGGTCCTCAACCACCCGAGCGTCATCACCGCGGGCTACGCACCGGTCTTCCACGCGCATACGGCGCAGGTCGCCTGCGAGTTCACCGAGCTGTTGAAGCGCCTCGACCCGAAGACGGGCCAGACCGCCGAAGAGAACCCCGCGACGCTCAAGACCGGGGACGCCGCGCTCGTTCGCATCACTCCGAAGCGCCCGCTCGTGCTGGAGAAGTACAAGGAATTCCCCCAGCTCGGCCGCTTCGCCGTGCGGGACATGGGCCAGACGGTCGCCGCCGGTGTCGTCGTGGACGTCAAGAAGCGCGAGGGCTAA
- the rpsJ gene encoding 30S ribosomal protein S10, with protein MQKARISLTGRDAQKVDQICKQIREIGQKTGVKIAGPIPLPTKKLRVPVRKGPDGGGSSTIDHWEMRIHKRLIDIDADERALRQVMRIQVPDGVNIEIVLTS; from the coding sequence GTGCAGAAGGCCCGGATCTCGCTCACGGGCCGCGACGCCCAGAAGGTCGACCAGATCTGCAAGCAGATCCGTGAGATCGGCCAGAAGACCGGTGTGAAGATCGCCGGGCCGATCCCGCTTCCGACGAAGAAGCTGCGCGTTCCCGTCCGCAAGGGCCCCGACGGCGGCGGGTCGAGCACTATCGACCACTGGGAGATGCGGATCCACAAGCGCCTGATCGATATCGACGCCGACGAGCGTGCGCTCCGCCAGGTGATGCGCATCCAAGTCCCCGACGGCGTCAACATCGAGATCGTCCTGACGAGTTGA